Proteins encoded in a region of the Salvia hispanica cultivar TCC Black 2014 unplaced genomic scaffold, UniMelb_Shisp_WGS_1.0 HiC_scaffold_481, whole genome shotgun sequence genome:
- the LOC125199391 gene encoding receptor kinase-like protein Xa21, translating to MAKHVTSTLFLILFILLTTIPSSHSNDHTDLEALLAFKKYIHDDPLHALSSWNETMHFCRWNGVSCSKRHPSRVVSLSLQSQGLVGSLSPHIGNLSFLRIINLQNNTFSGPIPQEMGRLRRLQVIKFSNNSFGGGIPTNLSQCTNLYYLNLVDNQLTGVIVPEIASLDYPAIPRKLHRSIPTVDRFLPLKGKIPESPLNFKDCSGALPASLSNSSLIELIEVSENSFTGNMIDLTRFPALKVLLVASNRFNGDIGTILSSLTNCTNLETLELNGNHFTGSLPDSIGNLSDHLSSLRLDKNQLSGSIPSSPIPSSIGKLHNLQLITIHKNRLINEMPFSLGNLTLLNILSLALNNLSGSIPQSLGNCTNLLELGLAYNNLSGLIPPEIMKLSSMSIGLDLSGNVLTGTIPSELGALRNLGYMDLSNNRLSGTIPPSLGSCVMLSSLYLDRNSFQGEIPDSLRALRGLEYLDLSQNNLSGVIPRFLVEFSLLYLNISFNNLQGNQNLCGGIATLNLPYCPSSPKSNKKGLGKILIPAIVGAICLALALFLCVVIIYKQRTLQNVGNPIFRLPDILRLSYGDLLNATNGFSDMNLVGVGRFGSVYKGTINDDDEQTDVAVKVLNLNVRGACKSLASECNALRGIRHRNLLKIVSVCDSIDFQGNAFKALVYEFVANRSLEDWLHSENEGRGALNAIQRLNIAIDIACAVEYLHCGSLASTEGSSSSAIKGTIGYIAPEYGVSLVASTEGDVYSYGVLVLEMFTNRRPTSDAFEGYLNLQDFVSTALTDRVMEVVDPFLHQELNVDEKYWDCIVSILRIGVRCSKQLPRDRMSMADVVNDLKKIRNLSVQYLSVVAVALVVVIELSLHYLALISQDSFSCQPPSVRLVDKHVFGTIPPFLGNLTILSQLSLSECSLQGEIPESLGQLRRLQWLNIGDNNLTGQFFLIW from the exons ATGGCAAAACATGTCACCTCTACTCTCTTTCTTATTCTCTTCATCCTCTTGACCACCATTCCTTCTTCACATTCAAACGACCATACTGATCTTGAAGCTCTTCTAGCATTCAAGAAATACATACACGACGATCCGTTGCATGCTTTGAGCTCATGGAACGAAACAATGCATTTCTGCAGATGGAATGGTGTCTCCTGCAGCAAAAGGCATCCAAGCAGAGTCGTCTCTCTTTCTCTGCAGTCTCAAGGCCTCGTGGGATCGCTCTCGCCTCACATTGGTAATCTCTCTTTCTTAAGAATCATCAACTTGCAAAACAACACCTTCAGCGGCCCAATCCCTCAGGAGATGGGTCGCCTCCGAAGGCTTCAAGTGATCAAGTTTAGCAATAATTCTTTTGGTGGTGGGATTCCAACAAACCTATCACAATGTACAAATCTCTATTACCTGAATTTGGTTGACAATCAGCTCACCGGAGTCATAGTTCCCGAGATAGCTTCCTT GGACTATCCCGCCATTCCTAGGAAACTTCACAGATCTATCCCTACTGTCGATAGGTTCTTGCCGCTCAAGGGAAAGATACCAGAGTCGCCGCTAAACTTCAAAGATTGCAG TGGAGCACTTCCAGCTTCGCTATCTAACTCTTCCCTCATTGAACTCATAGAAGTATCTGAAAACAGTTTCACCGGAAATATGATAGATTTAACTAGATTTCCAGCTCTTAAAGTGCTTTTGGTTGCATCTAACCGTTTCAATGGAGATATAGGTACTATTTTGTCATCCCTTACAAACTGCACCAACCTTGAAACTTTGGAATTGAATGGAAACCATTTCACTGGTTCGTTACCAGACTCCATTGGCAATCTTTCTGATCACTTGTCGTCCTTACGCCTCGATAAAAATCAGTTAAGTGGAAGCATTCCATCCA GCCCAATTCCTTCCTCCATTGGAAAACTCCATAACTTGCAACTTATCActatccataaaaatagactgATAAATGAGATGCCATTTTCATTGGGCAACTTGACTTTGTTGAACATTCTTTCCTTAGCATTAAATAATCTTTCTGGGAGTATACCTCAAAGTCTTGGCAACTGTACCAACTTGTTAGAATTAGGTCTTGCATACAATAACCTCAGTGGCTTAATACCTCCTGAAATCATGAAGCTTTCCTCCATGTCCATTGGACTTGACCTATCTGGCAACGTTTTGACGGGTACTATTCCATCAGAACTTGGGGCTTTGAGAAATCTTGGATACATGGACTTGTCCAACAATAGATTATCCGGAACCATTCCTCCTTCTTTGGGGAGTTGTGTGATGCTCAGCTCACTTTACCTAGATAGAAATTCTTTTCAAGGTGAGATACCTGATAGTTTGAGGGCTTTGAGAGGTTTAGAATATTTGGATCTTTCACAGAATAACCTTTCAGGAGTGATTCCAAGATTTCTTGTTGAGTTTAGCTTGTTGTATCTCAACATTTCTTTCAATAACCTGCAAG GAAACCAAAACTTGTGTGGAGGTATTGCAACTCTGAACCTTCCTTATTGTCCGTCATCACCAAAATCCAACAAGAAAGGTTTGGGGAAAATCTTGATCCCAGCTATTGTCGGAGCCATATGCCTAGCGCTTGCATTGTTCTTATGTGTCGTCATTATCTACAAGCAAAGAACATTGCAAAATGTTGGAAACCCAATATTCCGACTGCCAGACATTTTGAGGCTATCTTACGGAGATCTCTTGAATGCTACAAATGGATTCTCGGACATGAATCTAGTTGGTGTAGGTAGATTTGGATCTGTGTATAAAGGAACTAtcaatgatgatgatgagcaGACAGATGTGGCGGTGAAGGTTCTTAATCTTAACGTAAGAGGAGCTTGTAAGAGTTTGGCATCAGAATGCAATGCATTGAGAGGCATACGACACAGAAACTTGCTCAAGATTGTGAGTGTTTGTGACAGCATTGATTTTCAAGGGAATGCTTTTAAGGCATTGGTGTATGAATTTGTGGCCAACAGAAGCCTCGAGGACTGGCTTCATTCAGAGAATGAAGGCAGGGGAGCTCTCAATGCTATCCAGAGACTGAATATTGCAATTGATATTGCATGTGCAGTTGAGTACTTGCATTGTG GGAGCTTGGCATCCACGGAAGGAAGCAGTTCATCAGCAATCAAGGGTACCATAGGCTACATTGCTCCAG AGTATGGCGTGAGCCTCGTTGCATCAACTGAAGGGGATGTATACAGTTACGGAGTTCTTGTGCTTGAGATGTTCACAAACAGAAGACCAACAAGTGATGCATTCGAAGGGTATCTAAATCTCCAAGACTTCGTTAGCACAGCCTTAACCGACCGTGTAATGGAAGTAGTGGATCCATTTCTGCATCAAGAACTTAATGTGGATGAAAAGTATTGGGATTGCATTGTTTCAATTCTGAGGATTGGAGTGAGATGCTCGAAGCAGCTTCCAAGAGATCGCATGTCGATGGCAGATGTTGTTAATGACTTGAAAAAGATAAGAAAT TTGAGTGTACAATATCTTTCAGTTGTAGCAGTTGCTCTGGTTGTTGTAATTGAACTTTCTTTACATTATCTAGCTTTAAT TTCCCAAGATAGCTTCTCTTGTCAACCTCCAAGCGTTAGGCTTGTCGATAAACATGTTTTCGGGACTATCCCTCCATTCCTAGGAAACCTCACAATTCTATCCCAACTTTCGTTAAGCGAATGCAGCTTGCAAGGAGAGATTCCTGAGTCCCTAGGTCAGCTTAGAAGATTGCAGTGGCTAAATATAGGTGACAATAATCTAACTGGGCAGTTTTTCCTT ATTTGGTAA